From the Brachyhypopomus gauderio isolate BG-103 chromosome 5, BGAUD_0.2, whole genome shotgun sequence genome, one window contains:
- the ost4 gene encoding dolichyl-diphosphooligosaccharide--protein glycosyltransferase subunit 4 — translation MVTDVQLAIFANMLGVSLFLLVVLYHYVAVNNPKKLE, via the coding sequence ATGGTGACGGACGTGCAGCTGGCCATATTCGCCAACATGCTGGGAGTGTCGCTCTTCCTGCTGGTGGTCTTGTACCACTACGTGGCGGTTAACAATCCCAAGAAACTGGAGTGA
- the LOC143514379 gene encoding uncharacterized protein LOC143514379 isoform X1 produces MEVDVGEQVAEVTDVTENSETHTEEVAAPQNKSRGRGFRGQGKGGRMGRGGRGARGLMTKVFGPPGRGRSRSHHGFMNGFGPIRMGLERPLPYPDMHGRKGTRGRPIRMGRPPLPPPMCFRRPHPPMHRHGLPPPPGHPGFRGFPLPPRRRGMMPPCSPHLIRPRGYHSGPPPPPPRLPSGRGQRWPGPPGGRRF; encoded by the exons ATGGAGGTCGATGTAGGAGAACAGGTGGCTGAGGTTACGGATGTAACTGAGAACTCGGAGACACATACTGAGGAGGTGGCAGCTCCGCAGAATAAATCCAG GGGTCGTGGGTTCAGGGGTCAAGGTAAGGGTGGCCGGATGGGGCGTGGAGGGCGTGGAGCACGCGGATTGATGACAAAAGTGTTCGGCCCACCGGGGCGAGGCAGAAGCAGAAGCCATCATGGGTTCATGAACGGATTTGGCCCGATTAG GATGGGACTGGAAAGACCATTGCCCTATCCGGACATGCATGGCCGGAAAGGAACACGAGGAAGGCCAATACGTATGGGCCGTCCGCCCCTGCCCCCGCCCATGTGCTTCAggagaccacacccacccatgcacag ACATGGCCTGCCCCCCCCACCTGGACACCCTGGTTTCAGAGGGTTTCCTCTGCCACCCAGAAGAAGGGGCATGATGCCACCCTGCTCCCCTCACCTGATCCGCCCCAGAGG CTACCACAGTGgaccaccccctcctcctccccgtctGCCTTCAGGCAGGGGTCAGCGTTGGCCGGGGCCCCCTGGTGGCCGACGGTTTTAA
- the msgn1 gene encoding mesogenin-1, translating into MDGLPGELVQMDGDLAVDIVTAKLLAQWDWRDEHASFGDQQGSLRCRSSSPESSFYSTCSSPETQRNASDCQTLTDFAYNGHGRKGSKRAQLKPPKPKMSTKRRMKASEREKLRMRSLAEALHQLRDYLPPVYSRKGQPLTKIQTLKYTIEYIKELSDILSQE; encoded by the coding sequence ATGGACGGCCTCCCCGGGGAACTCGTCCAAATGGATGGTGACTTGGCAGTTGATATTGTGACCGCGAAGCTCTTGGCCCAGTGGGACTGGAGGGACGAACACGCGAGCTTCGGAGACCAGCAAGGTTCGCTCAGATGCAGATCTTCATCACCGGAGTCCTCTTTTTATTCCACCTGTTCGTCCCCCGAAACCCAAAGAAATGCCAGCGACTGCCAAACGCTCACCGACTTTGCGTATAACGGGCATGGCAGGAAAGGCTCCAAGAGGGCGCAGCTGAAGCCGCCCAAACCGAAGATGTCGACCAAGAGGCGCATGAAGGCGAGCGAGCGGGAGAAACTGCGCATGAGGAGTTTGGCCGAGGCGCTGCACCAGCTGCGCGACTACCTCCCTCCCGTCTACAGTCGGAAAGGTCAACCGCTGACCAAGATCCAGACGCTGAAATACACGATTGAGTATATAAAAGAACTCTCGGACATTCTTAGCCAAGAATAA
- the LOC143514379 gene encoding uncharacterized protein LOC143514379 isoform X2, translated as MEVDVGEQVAEVTDVTENSETHTEEVAAPQNKSRGRGFRGQGKGGRMGRGGRGARGLMTKVFGPPGRGRSRSHHGFMNGFGPIRMGLERPLPYPDMHGRKGTRGRPIRMGRPPLPPPMCFRRPHPPMHRHGLPPPPGHPGFRGFPLPPRRRGMMPPCSPHLIRPRGGT; from the exons ATGGAGGTCGATGTAGGAGAACAGGTGGCTGAGGTTACGGATGTAACTGAGAACTCGGAGACACATACTGAGGAGGTGGCAGCTCCGCAGAATAAATCCAG GGGTCGTGGGTTCAGGGGTCAAGGTAAGGGTGGCCGGATGGGGCGTGGAGGGCGTGGAGCACGCGGATTGATGACAAAAGTGTTCGGCCCACCGGGGCGAGGCAGAAGCAGAAGCCATCATGGGTTCATGAACGGATTTGGCCCGATTAG GATGGGACTGGAAAGACCATTGCCCTATCCGGACATGCATGGCCGGAAAGGAACACGAGGAAGGCCAATACGTATGGGCCGTCCGCCCCTGCCCCCGCCCATGTGCTTCAggagaccacacccacccatgcacag ACATGGCCTGCCCCCCCCACCTGGACACCCTGGTTTCAGAGGGTTTCCTCTGCCACCCAGAAGAAGGGGCATGATGCCACCCTGCTCCCCTCACCTGATCCGCCCCAGAGG GGGGACATAG
- the gen1 gene encoding flap endonuclease GEN homolog 1 produces the protein MGVTELWSILSPVQETVPLYSLTGKTLAVDLSLWVCEAQHVQAMMGKVTKPHLRNLFFRASSLLRMGVKLVFVMEGEAPKIKAETMSKRTETAFRGSKTRGVPKHAALKSTSRGRFKAVLRECAEMLDCLGIPWVDAAGEAEAMCAFLDSQGFVDGCITSDGDAFLYGAQTVYRNFNMNTKDPQIDCYRMSRVEEELQLERETLVGVALLLGCDYLPKGVAGVGKEQTLKLIRSLRGQTLLQKFSEWDRTDSESVEVAVQKVSHCLVCRHPGSAKSHERHGCVFCASKRFCQPQDYDSQCPCDWHRSEHTRQATLIEINIKKKTLACDKFPFTEIINEFLVPKDKPVYSFKRRKPSLLLMQKFALDKMEWPTHYTSKKVLELMTYVELMNRRCRAETPAQIHPIRIYKRRIRNGISCFEVIWKKPDHYVFPEDCAPEDPDVVKTVEEENLFSVAYPDLVQRFNKDSTEAKAARSKPKKVKVKEEKATECPDGFSQLFAQMSLQTSSGHEAPVSSQMKPNRFTVLQSTAGLSPRIIHDAPEPLPHSSNGKEIQAGADTPATPQHCPTGQPACTSPAGTGSSAHSSPSVSVVIDQLHLSSIDWEALSFTASPSSQLHSSQADLGSVNYLDEGARTSDSSSSTVLRSDCGKLSVLQSEECPLRERLLLKNMIKSGDLLHTGEPTRATLQSAASQSEETTLGDLSHGLKPNSCQPVTKCQIVPLCAQYEQSGPSRPAAHMSKDRSSHVKQTEKPKEPPISRQDKPKHSALFSALPQRSYSDPSYDRLSTDLQHTNQQRACKKSVCRRQSSSSEASDVENHRKTEHRKNTPKSKARFKKRNAQKSLLHQLIRQNSSSVMPMTHRPNPVHTKQSSDSTKPSKLPLCVVFSETPPQIQKSSRNSGDDSDCSIDSPRPLAERLKLKLEKNTVPKC, from the exons ATGGGTGTGACCGAGCTGTGGTCCATACTGAGTCCAGTACAGGAGACCGTGCCTTTGTACAGCCTCACAGGAAAGACGCTGGCTGTGGACCTCAGTCTCTGGGTCTGTGAGGCACAACATGTCCAAGCCATGATGGGCAAAGTCACAAAGCCCCATCTGCG caatttatttttccgTGCTTCCTCACTCCTGCGGATGGGCGTGAAGCTGGTATTTGTCATGGAGGGAGAAGCTCCCAAGATCAAAGCAGAAACCATGAGCAAGAGAACGGAGACTGCTTTCCGCGGTAGTAAAACCAGAGGCGTGCCTAAACATGCAGCGCTAAAAAgcaccagcagagggcgctttAAGGCTGTCCTTAGAGAG TGTGCGGAGATGTTGGACTGTCTGGGCATACCCTGGGTGGATGCAGCGGGGGAGGCGGAGGCCATGTGCGCTTTCCTGGACTCACAGGGCTTTGTGGATGGCTGCATCACCAGTGATGGCGACGCCTTCCTGTACGGAGCTCAGACCGTCTACAGAAACTTCAACATGAACACGAAG GACCCTCAGATAGACTGCTACAGGATGTCCAGGGTGGAGGAAGAGCTGCAACTGGAACGTGAGACGCTGGTGGGCGTGGCCCTGCTCCTGGGCTGTGACTACCTGCCTAAG GGGGTTGCAGGTGTTGGGAAGGAACAGACACTCAAGCTGATCCGGAGTCTGCGGGGACAAACACTTCTCCAGAA GTTTAGCGAGTGGGACAGAACTGACTCAGAGAGTGTGGAGGTCGCTGTACAGAAGGTCAGCCACTGTCTGGTCTGTCGTCACCCTG GTTCTGCTAAATCCCATGAGCGGCATGGCTGTGTGTTCTGTGCCAGTAAACGCTTCTGCCAGCCTCAGGACTACGACTCCCAGTGCCCCTGTGATTGGCATCGCTCTGAGCACACTCGCCAGGCCACCTTAATTGAAATCAACATTAAAAA GAAAACCCTAGCGTGTGACAAATTCCCTTTCACAGAG ATCATCAATGAATTCCTGGTTCCAAAGGACAAACCTGTTTACAGTTTCAAAAGAAGGAAACCCAGTCTACTCCTCATGCAG AAATTTGCTCTGGACAAGATGGAGTGGCCTACACACTATACCAGCAAGAAGGTTCTGGAACTCATGACCTACGTTGAACTCATGAACCGAAGATGCAGAGCAGAAACACCAGCGCAGATCCATCCCATCAG AATATACAAGAGACGAATAAGGAATGGAATCTCCTGCTTTGAAGTCATCTGGAAGAAACCAG ATCATTACGTGTTTCCTGAAGACTGTGCCCCAGAGGATCCAGACGTGGTGAAGACAGTGGAAGAGGAGAATCTGTTCTCGGTGGCGTACCCAGACCTCGTACAGCGCTTCAACAAGGACAGCACCGAGGCCAAGGCTGCCAGATCAAAAC CAAAGAAAGTGAAGGTGAAAGAGGAGAAGGCTACCGAGTGCCCCGACGGGTTCTCCCAGCTCTTTGCTCAGATGTCTCTACAGACCTCATCGGGCCATGAAGCCCCAGTATCCTCACAGATGAAACCAAACAGGTTTACAGTACTGCAGTCCACAGCTGGCCTGAGTCCCAGAATTATACATGATGCACCAGAACCTCTGCCGCACTCATCAAACGGGAAGGAGATCCAAGCAGGTGCAGATACACCAGCTACCCCCCAGCACTGCCCTACAGGACAGCCTGCCTGCACCAGCCCTGCAGGCACTGGCTCCTCTGCTCACAGCTCCCCTTCTGTGTCCGTGGTGATTGACCAGCTGCATCTGAGCAGTATCGACTGGGAGGCTTTATCCTTTACTGCTTCCCCATCTTCCCAGCTTCATAGCAGCCAGGCTGACCTGGGGTCTGTGAATTACTTGGATGAAGGGGCCAGAACATCAGATAGTAGCTCATCCACTGTTCTTAGGTCAGACTGTGGAAAGTTATCAGTTTTGCAGTCTGAAGAATGTCCACTGAGAGAAAGGCTCCTTCTAAAGAACATGATCAAGTCTGGTGACCTTCTGCACACAGGAGAGCCAACCAGAGCCACTCTTCAGAGTGCCGCTTCTCAATCTGAGGAAACCACTTTGGGTGATTTAAGTCATGGTTTAAAGCCAAATTCCTGCCAACCAGTGACTAAGTGTCAGATAGTTCCTCTTTGTGCACAGTATGAACAGTCAGGTCCTAGTAGACCTGCTGCTCACATGTCAAAGGACAGAAGCTCACATGTCAAACAGACAGAGAAGCCCAAAGAGCCTCCTATATCCAGACAGGATAAACCGAAACACTCTGCACTGTTTTCAGCATTGCCTCAGAGAAGCTATTCTGACCCTAGTTATGACCGTCTATCCACTGATCTGCAGCACACAAATCAGCAGAGAGCTTGTAAGAAAAGTGTTTGTAGAAGGCAAAGTTCTTCCAGTGAGGCCAGCGATGTGGAGAATCACAGGAaaacagaacacaggaaaaacaCACCCAAAAGTAAGGCCAGATTCAAAAAGCGGAACGCTCAAAAATCTCTTCTGCATCAGCTCATTAGGCAGAACAGTAGCAGTGTAATGCCCATGACGCACAGACCAAATCCTGTTCACACCAAACAGAGCTCTGACTCCACAAAGCCCTCAAAGCTGCCACTCTGTGTGGTCTTCTCCGAGACACCTCCCCAGATACAGAAGTCCAGTAGAAACAGTGGAGATGATTCAGACTGTTCTATAGACAGCCCTCGGCCATTAGCGGAGAGACTGAAACTTAAACTTGAAAAAAATACTGTCCCTAAATGTTAG